One window of Macrobrachium rosenbergii isolate ZJJX-2024 chromosome 38, ASM4041242v1, whole genome shotgun sequence genomic DNA carries:
- the LOC136825556 gene encoding uncharacterized protein — MLIIAEKFKDKYPQVYEFVKSNLYVDDGPTSVDDVSMALQLAKELNIVLSRINFSKKRRGIRSEEDISLENFDDLQIIATIYDPTGLATPVTICLKHELGQIFRLKQEWDDPILDGNDDLPTTCSRCKEVIRSIYGLKEVRFVRCLTPGTAVDKSTLVIFCDSSQTAYGCVAYYNWKLENGERASVLAMSKAKPWPQIPTLTIPRGELLGCLLGARMQQTIVKKSSFIFERVMLLTDSTIVLGQLRHEPYKYNMWTASRIGEIQTLTDIRDWYHVDSENNVADDA; from the exons ATGCTCATCATAGCTGAGAAATTCAAGGACAAGTACCCACAGGTATACGAATTTGTAAAATCGAACTTGTATGTTGATGATGGTCCTACGAGTGTTGATGATGTTTCCATGGCATTACAACTTGCTAAGGAACTCAACATTGTCCTCA gTAGGATTAacttctcaaagaaaaggagaggcATTAGATCAGAGGAAGATATCAGTTTAGAAAACTTTGATGATCTACAGATCATAGCAACCATCTATGATCCGACGGGACTTGCAACTCCGGTTACCATCTGCCTGAAGCATGAACTAGGTCAAATATTCCGCCTCAAACAGGAATGGGACGATCCGATCCTAGATGGTAATGATGACCTACCTACAACCTGCAGTCGGTGTAAAGAAGTGATTCGTTCGATCTACGGTCTAAAAGAAGTCAGGTTTGTTCGCTGTCTTACACCAGGAACCGCAGTTGACAAATCCACTCTAGTAATTTTTTGTGATAGCTCTCAGACTGCCTATGGATGTGTCGCATACTACAACTGGAAGTTGGAAAATGGCGAGCGAGCATCTGTTCTTGCCATGTCAAAGGCAAAACCTTGGCCACAAATTCCGACGTTAACGATCCCCCGTGGTGAGTTACTTGGATGTCTGCTGGGTGCCAGAATGCAACAGACTATCGTCAAAAAATCAAGCTTCATTTTTGAAAGGGTAATGCTGCTAACTGACAGCACCATAGTTCTGGGACAACTGCGTCATGAGCCCTACAAGTACAACATGTGGACAGCCAGCCGTATCGGTGAAATACAAACTCTGACTGATATTCGCGATTGGTACCATGTGGACTCTGAAAACAACGTTGCCGATGATGCGTAA
- the LOC136825557 gene encoding uncharacterized protein, with amino-acid sequence MAKIQTNPETTTWHFVPSGAHSSVGQAERMIRTVKNTLEAVTASRKPEFTKLRLQRLMYSVADMINDRPLGVHRNNVAKLDAVRLLRPNDLILGRSNGDICELLDFELAKTPEQIEYTKILALNELFLNHWWKIWYDQIFPALLPREKWSDSNRGVEINDIVIIRDSNPVRNQWYWGEVVSENKSSDNITRSVSVRYKSDEKSKFVT; translated from the coding sequence ATGGCAAAGATTCAGACAAATCCCGAAACAACAACCTGGCACTTCGTACCATCTGGAGCTCATTCGTCAGTCGGACAAGCTGAGAGGATGATCAGAACTGTGAAGAACACTTTGGAAGCTGTCACTGCTTCGAGAAAACCTGAGTTTACTAAGTTGCGTTTGCAGAGACTAATGTACAGTGTTGCTGATATGATAAATGATAGGCCTTTAGGTGTTCATAGAAATAATGTTGCCAAATTAGACGCTGTGAGATTACTACGTCCAAATGACCTTATTTTGGGTAGATCAAACGGTGATATTTGTGAACTTTTAGATTTCGAGTTGGCTAAAACACCTGAGCAAATAGAGTACACAAAAATACTCGCACTGAATGAACTCTTTTTAAATCATTGGTGGAAAATATGGTATGATCAAATTTTTCCAGCTCTTCTTCCCAGAGAAAAGTGGTCAGATTCCAACCGGGGAGTAGAGATAAATGATATCGTAATAATCAGAGATTCTAATCCTGTGCGTAACCAGTGGTATTGGGGCGAAGTTGTTTCTGAAAACAAGTCGTCTGATAATATAACACGTTCAGTATCGGTGCGGTATAAGTCTGATGAAAAATCTAAGTTTGTCACTTAG
- the LOC136825558 gene encoding zinc finger MYM-type protein 1-like, which yields MPPKNILVAVKSGKEKENEIKASKLPKISGFFSPTVEVINENAKDNDSCEAIGENTNSSVTSVEMPTTSTSLVETNTATDTGEKKLDEVGKPDSDPVSNTILGNTCEDECKHSTSKDHAPELSFDTITSLWPTDRGHFMEQNLKDQTKRFIITNGHCKPNGPFKKDAEGRSFSEKYYHAVSKSGVKIERSWLCYSVVLDKAYCETCWLFANRDTWIDGYCDWKHIGEGMKRHESSQIHYNSCLVYEQWRLHGTLSEALEGNLQKEKKYWRQVLDRLLNVTLTLAMCNLLFRGHTEGTQAEDEGDYDEDERKVRKRGNFICIIELLSKYDPVLSELISKPKGKTKYMSPMIQNELNQLLSKETEKELTYGIKAAPFYSIMLDTTQDISKIDQMCEIYRYCSIEYDDNGKPKALQINESFLGFHRVEGQSGAALSEQILQIIKQRGLSISRCRGQGYDGASNTKGIYKGVQKKIIDVEPSAVYVHCAPHNLNLVINDAVKDVAEMAQFYDIVQRVYVFFGLSTKRWDISSLISESGSHKGVTIKKLNPTRWAGRYDAVFALKVRFCDVQKALAQIILCSSKADERNEATALKKCLENFNFVFLLTFQSKILQSINLVSKMLQSKAVDLAKAADLLKVCMDEMCRLRNQFEDVKKEATDIAQKWSIRPEFEKERLRTVKRHFGELCEDQRLEDPESLCRVTVYYRTLDIITTQLNFRFTGLHEVVSSFSVLEPISLQNLSDSELYEKASSFVKKYHNDVSETFTQEILSMRSALKGEISKVSSMQDLANTLIIENHSISASFPEVCTAMLLFLTIPVTTASAERSFSKLKLVKNYLRSTMAQERLEGLALLSIEQGTARKLNLSKVIDRFAEMKARKKEFQKVYKVYLFI from the coding sequence ATGCCTCCCAAAAACATCTTAGTGGCAGTGAAAagcggaaaagaaaaagaaaatgaaattaaggcaTCAAAGCTTCCAAAAATTAGTGGTTTCTTTTCCCCAACAGTAGAAGTGattaatgaaaatgcaaaggACAATGACAGTTGTGAAGCTATTGGAGAAAATACTAATAGTAGTGTCACTAGTGTGGAAATgcctactactagtactagtttAGTTGAAACAAACACAGCAACTGATACAGGTGAAAAGAAATTAGACGAAGTTGGCAAGCCTGATTCTGACCCAGTTTCCAACACTATATTAGGCAATACCTGTGAAGATGAGTGTAAACATAGTACCTCAAAAGACCATGCGCCTGAGCTCTCATTTGACACAATAACATCGCTGTGGCCTACAGACCGAGGACATTTTATGGAACAAAACTTGAAGGACCAAACAAAACGATTTATCATTACAAATGGACATTGCAAGCCTAATGGCCCTTTCAAAAAGGATGCAGAAGGTCGctctttctctgaaaaatattatCATGCAGTGTCCAAATCAGGTGTGAAAATTGAGAGGTCGTGGTTATGCTATTCAGTTGTTCTTGATAAGGCTTATTGTGAGACATGTTGGTTATTTGCTAATCGAGATACATGGATTGATGGCTATTGTGACTGGAAACACATAGGTGAGGGTATGAAGAGGCACGAATCATCCCAAATTCACTATAATTCATGCCTAGTGTATGAACAATGGCGCTTGCATGGAACTTTGAGTGAAGCACTTGAAGGTAAtcttcaaaaggagaaaaaatactgGCGTCAGGTTTTGGACAGATTATTAAATGTAACTCTCACATTAGCGATGTGCAATTTGCTATTTCGTGGACACACAGAAGGAACACAAGCAGAAGATGAAGGTGATTATGATGAGGATGAAAGGAAAGTTAGGAAACGTGGAAATTTCATTTGCATCATTGAGTTGCTTTCTAAATATGATCCAGTTCTTTCAGAATTAATCAGTAAACCTAAAGGTAAAACAAAGTATATGAGCCCAATGATACAAAATGAACTCAATCAGTTGctttcaaaggaaactgaaaaagaactTACTTATGGCATTAAAGCAGCTCCATTTTATAGCATAATGTTAGATACAACACAGGATATTTCCAAAATTGATCAGATGTGTGAAATATACCGTTACTGTAGCATAGAATATGATGATAATGGAAAGCCAAAAGCCCTACAAATTAATGAGTCTTTTTTAGGGTTTCATAGGGTTGAGGGCCAAAGTGGAGCTGCACTATCAGaacaaattttgcaaataattaaacaaagaggACTTTCTATTTCAAGGTGTCGTGGCCAAGGATATGATGGAGCTAGTAACACGAAGGGGATATACAAAGgtgtgcagaaaaaaataattgatgttgAACCCAGTGCAGTTTATGTTCATTGTGCTCCTCATAATTTAAATTTGGTGATTAATGATGCTGTCAAGGATGTGGCAGAAATGGCGCAGTTTTATGATATTGTCCAAAGAGTCTATGTGTTTTTTGGATTGAGTACCAAGAGATGGGACATATCTAGCTTAATTTCTGAATCAGGCTCTCACAAAGGGGTAACTATTAAAAAGTTAAACCCAACTAGGTGGGCTGGACGTTATGATGCGGTATTTGCTCTCAAAGTTCGATTCTGTGATGTGCAGAAAGCTCTAGCACAAATAATATTATGCAGCTCTAAGGCAGACGAACGCAATGAAGCCACTGCACTAAAgaaatgtcttgaaaattttaattttgtattccttttgacGTTTCAGTCCAAAATCTTACAGTCAATAAATTTAGTATCAAAAATGTTGCAATCAAAAGCAGTTGATCTTGCTAAGGCAGCAGACCTCTTAAAGGTTTGCATGGATGAGATGTGCAGATTAAGAAATCAGTTTGAGGATGtaaagaaagaagcaacagatatAGCCCAGAAGTGGTCAATCAGACCAGaatttgagaaagagagacttcGTACCGTAAAAAGACATTTTGGCGAGCTTTGTGAAGACCAAAGATTAGAAGATCCAGAGAGTTTGTGTAGAGTAACTGTTTACTATCGTACTCTGGACATCATCACAACTCAGTTGAACTTCCGTTTTACTGGCTTGCATGAAGTTGTCTCATCATTCTCAGTGTTGGAACCAATCTCATTGCAAAATTTATCTGACTCAGAGCTGTATGAAAAAGCATctagttttgtgaaaaaatacCACAACGATGTGTCAGAAACATTCACACAGGAAATTCTCAGCATGAGATCTGCTCTGAAGGGAGAAATAAGCAAAGTTTCTAGTATGCAGGACCTTGCTAATACGTTGATCATAGAAAATCATTCTATTTCAGCCAGTTTCCCTGAGGTTTGCACTGCAATGCTATTGTTTTTAACTATTCCAGTCACAACTGCAAGTGCAGAGCGTTCATTCTCCAAACTAAAGCTTGTTAAAAACTATTTGCGAAGTACAATGGCACAGGAAAGATTAGAAGGACTAGCTCTTCTATCAATTGAACAAGGAACTGCGCGTAAATTGAACTTAAGTAAAGTCATTGACAGATTTGCAGAGatgaaagcaaggaagaaagAATTCCAGAAGGTATATaaggtatatttgtttatttaa